A part of Magnetospirillum sp. genomic DNA contains:
- a CDS encoding MBL fold metallo-hydrolase, with protein sequence MKLKVTVLGSGASGGVPVIGCDCAVCRSSEPANKRLRVSIVVESATTRILVDASPDLRQQLLRLGGAPKFDAVIFTHAHADHMHGIDELRSVNHAIQAPLPCYGDASTLADAKRRFGYAFGTMADLPDRRHFVVPVLAPTVVQPGEGFRIGDIDVQPFEQLHGGDRDPTLGLRFGAFAYSTDVKTLPEAAFASLAGVGVWLVDCLQEAPNWAHSHLAQTLEWIARVAPKRAILTHMSHRVDYPTWHRDLPPGVEPAFDGMVLEIGA encoded by the coding sequence ATGAAACTCAAAGTGACCGTTCTGGGCAGCGGAGCCTCGGGCGGCGTGCCGGTTATCGGCTGCGACTGTGCGGTCTGCCGCTCGAGCGAGCCCGCCAACAAGCGCTTGCGCGTGTCCATCGTGGTCGAGAGTGCGACGACGCGCATCTTGGTCGATGCGAGCCCCGATCTGCGCCAGCAATTGCTACGCCTGGGGGGTGCACCGAAATTCGATGCCGTGATTTTCACCCATGCGCATGCCGACCATATGCACGGCATCGACGAGCTACGCTCGGTCAACCACGCGATCCAGGCGCCGCTACCGTGCTACGGCGACGCTTCGACACTTGCCGACGCTAAACGGCGCTTCGGCTACGCGTTTGGCACGATGGCGGACTTGCCCGACCGTCGCCATTTTGTGGTTCCGGTTCTAGCGCCGACGGTAGTGCAACCGGGCGAGGGGTTCCGGATCGGCGATATCGACGTGCAGCCTTTCGAACAGCTGCATGGCGGCGATCGCGACCCGACCTTGGGCCTGCGGTTCGGGGCGTTTGCCTATTCGACGGACGTCAAAACTTTGCCCGAGGCCGCGTTCGCGAGCTTGGCCGGGGTCGGGGTCTGGCTGGTCGATTGCCTCCAAGAAGCACCGAACTGGGCCCATAGCCATTTGGCCCAGACCTTGGAGTGGATCGCGCGCGTGGCGCCCAAGCGGGCGATCCTCACGCATATGAGCCATCGCGTGGATTATCCGACATGGCATCGCGATTTGCCGCCAGGCGTGGAGCCAGCATTCGATGGGATGGTGCTTGAGATCGGCGCGTAG
- a CDS encoding DUF2497 domain-containing protein — protein MPEPEMDDVMELTNVVDKPPPVMTEEPRRLMSDGTARQASDALQGLQARVPRNLLLGNSDLTIEDLVRAELRPILKAWLDQYLPDLVERMVQREIRRITRESQDY, from the coding sequence ATGCCGGAGCCCGAAATGGACGACGTGATGGAGCTCACGAACGTCGTCGACAAGCCGCCCCCGGTCATGACGGAGGAGCCACGCAGGCTCATGTCCGACGGTACGGCTCGCCAAGCGTCCGACGCGCTGCAGGGTTTGCAGGCGCGCGTGCCGCGCAACCTGCTGCTCGGTAACTCGGATCTCACGATCGAAGATCTTGTGCGTGCCGAACTGCGCCCGATCCTCAAAGCTTGGCTCGACCAGTACCTGCCCGATCTGGTCGAACGCATGGTCCAGCGCGAAATTCGCCGCATTACGCGCGAATCGCAGGACTATTGA
- a CDS encoding AtzE family amidohydrolase, with product MTPLEMPAREIARQVQSGALSAVAVVETHLARIAAANPTLNAYTEVTATRALAKARDIDARRMRGEKLGALAGVPFAVKNLFDIAGLPTRAGSKINRDLPPAETDGALVARMDAADAVLLGALNMGEYAYDFTGENVHDGASRNPHDTSRMTGGSSGGSGGAVAGGMATIALGSDTNGSIRVPASFCGLFGLKPTFGRLSRHGSFPFVGAFDHLGPLARSAGDLALAYDAMQGPDANDRACAQRSLEATLPTLESGIGGLRVASLGGYFGAGGEAIVYEAVRRCAEALGTKQTVEMPQVHRARAAAFVITNVEGGQLHLERLRKRAADFDPATRDRLIAGNLVPGAWYMQAQRVRSWFQGEVAKLFEKFDLLLAPATPCAAPALGQQTFTLNGQEMLLRPNIGVYTQPISFVGLPVVAVPLHGLGPLPVAVQIIAAPWREDLALRAAHFLETAGVVRAPVAL from the coding sequence ATGACCCCGCTTGAGATGCCGGCGCGCGAGATTGCGCGCCAAGTTCAGTCGGGTGCGCTGAGCGCCGTCGCCGTTGTCGAGACGCATTTGGCGCGGATTGCTGCCGCCAACCCCACGCTCAACGCCTATACCGAGGTGACGGCTACACGCGCCCTTGCCAAGGCGCGCGATATCGACGCGCGGCGCATGCGCGGCGAAAAGCTCGGCGCACTCGCGGGCGTGCCGTTCGCGGTCAAAAACCTGTTCGACATTGCGGGCCTGCCGACGCGCGCCGGCTCCAAAATCAATCGCGATTTGCCGCCGGCCGAGACCGACGGCGCCCTCGTCGCACGCATGGACGCGGCCGATGCGGTGCTGCTGGGTGCGCTCAACATGGGCGAATACGCCTACGACTTTACGGGTGAGAATGTGCATGACGGTGCGTCGCGCAATCCGCACGACACATCGCGCATGACTGGCGGCTCGTCCGGCGGTTCGGGCGGTGCAGTTGCGGGCGGCATGGCCACGATCGCGTTGGGCTCCGATACCAACGGCTCGATCCGTGTGCCGGCCTCATTCTGCGGCCTGTTCGGGCTCAAACCTACCTTTGGGCGTCTCTCGCGCCACGGTTCGTTTCCGTTTGTCGGCGCCTTCGATCATTTGGGCCCGTTGGCGCGTTCGGCGGGCGATCTCGCGTTGGCCTACGACGCGATGCAAGGCCCCGACGCCAACGACCGTGCCTGCGCGCAGCGCAGCCTCGAGGCGACCTTGCCCACGCTTGAAAGCGGCATTGGCGGTCTGCGCGTGGCTTCGCTTGGCGGCTATTTCGGGGCGGGCGGCGAAGCAATCGTGTACGAAGCCGTGCGCCGCTGCGCCGAGGCGTTGGGCACCAAACAAACGGTCGAGATGCCGCAAGTGCATCGCGCGCGAGCGGCGGCTTTCGTCATCACCAATGTCGAAGGCGGACAGCTGCATCTCGAACGTCTGCGCAAGCGCGCGGCGGATTTCGATCCGGCCACGCGCGATCGCCTGATTGCCGGCAATCTTGTGCCGGGTGCGTGGTACATGCAGGCCCAGCGCGTGCGCAGCTGGTTCCAAGGCGAAGTCGCCAAGCTGTTCGAAAAATTCGACCTGCTGCTTGCACCCGCAACGCCGTGTGCCGCACCCGCGCTCGGCCAGCAGACCTTCACCCTGAACGGCCAGGAAATGCTGTTGCGCCCCAATATTGGCGTCTATACGCAGCCGATTTCGTTCGTAGGTTTGCCGGTCGTTGCTGTACCGCTGCATGGGCTGGGCCCCCTGCCCGTCGCCGTACAGATCATCGCCGCCCCATGGCGCGAGGATCTTGCATTGCGCGCGGCACATTTCCTCGAAACGGCCGGCGTTGTGCGCGCACCGGTCGCCCTCTAG
- a CDS encoding rhodanese-like domain-containing protein has translation MIAEVKIPAAETAALPLQIEPEDLAAMRAGAIAHTLIDVREPWETELCRIDGSLDLPMGEIDESLGRIPNDRPVVVLCHHGIRSMQVVGWLRGQGFNNATNLRGGIALWADRVDPGMRRY, from the coding sequence TTGATCGCCGAAGTCAAAATACCGGCCGCCGAAACTGCGGCGCTGCCGCTGCAAATCGAGCCCGAAGATCTGGCTGCGATGCGGGCCGGCGCGATCGCGCACACGCTTATCGACGTGCGCGAACCGTGGGAGACCGAGCTTTGCCGCATCGACGGCAGCCTCGATCTGCCGATGGGCGAAATCGACGAATCGCTTGGCCGAATTCCGAACGACCGGCCAGTCGTAGTGCTGTGCCATCACGGCATTCGCTCAATGCAGGTCGTGGGCTGGCTGCGCGGGCAGGGATTCAACAACGCAACCAATCTGCGCGGCGGCATCGCGTTGTGGGCCGACCGCGTCGATCCTGGCATGCGTCGCTACTGA
- a CDS encoding TolC family outer membrane protein encodes MNKILSASAAATVALAIGFGAVAGANAQTLEEALSNAYRSNPEILAQRAGLRAVDEQLPRALSQWRPTVTASGNAGPARDSNATTATVFGANGVSDRTTTYTDRRRTQALASLQATQPLYRGGRSTAELNRAEANVQAGRAQLSAIEQRVLLDGATAYINLARELAVLELNTNNVQVLQRQLEAARDRFQVGEITRTDVSQAEARLAQAQATRTGSEGNVATARAAYLRVVGSEAGRVAVPPLPSSLLPGSEEEARQLAMAANPTLVQARFTHESSKHDVALVEGEKLPTVALQADAIRSVEPAGSRGFRRDTVDVLLTVTVPIYQAGQPDARTREAKQVEGQRRTLVDVSTRQVSDDATRAWQQFQTAGAQIVSFREQIRSNEIALEGVTQEARVGSRTVLDVLNAEQELLTSRVSLVQSQRDQVLAAFQLLSATGRLSAKDLALPVEIYDPTVYTEATRSRWIGTDIPGEPAKK; translated from the coding sequence ATGAATAAGATTTTGTCCGCTTCCGCCGCTGCGACAGTGGCTCTTGCGATCGGCTTCGGCGCCGTCGCCGGCGCCAATGCCCAGACGCTGGAAGAAGCGCTGTCGAACGCCTATCGCTCCAATCCGGAAATCCTCGCCCAGCGTGCTGGCTTGCGCGCCGTCGACGAACAGCTGCCGCGTGCACTTTCGCAATGGCGCCCGACGGTCACGGCGAGCGGCAATGCCGGTCCGGCGCGCGACAGCAACGCGACGACGGCCACCGTGTTCGGCGCCAACGGCGTTTCGGACCGCACGACGACCTACACCGACCGGCGCCGCACGCAAGCGCTCGCCTCGCTGCAGGCGACCCAGCCGCTCTATCGCGGCGGCCGTTCGACGGCCGAGCTCAATCGTGCGGAAGCCAACGTCCAGGCCGGCCGCGCCCAGCTCAGCGCCATCGAACAGCGCGTGCTGCTCGACGGCGCCACCGCCTACATCAATCTCGCGCGCGAACTCGCCGTGCTCGAACTCAACACCAACAACGTTCAGGTTCTGCAACGCCAGCTCGAAGCCGCGCGCGACCGTTTCCAAGTCGGTGAAATCACGCGCACCGACGTAAGCCAAGCCGAAGCGCGTTTGGCGCAGGCGCAAGCGACGCGCACGGGCTCCGAAGGCAACGTTGCGACCGCGCGCGCGGCCTATCTGCGCGTGGTCGGCAGCGAGGCCGGTCGCGTCGCAGTACCGCCCTTGCCGAGTTCGCTGCTCCCCGGTTCGGAAGAAGAAGCCCGCCAGCTTGCCATGGCCGCCAACCCGACCCTGGTGCAGGCGCGCTTTACGCATGAATCCTCGAAGCACGATGTGGCCCTGGTCGAGGGCGAGAAATTGCCGACGGTCGCCTTGCAGGCCGACGCCATCCGCTCGGTCGAACCGGCGGGCTCGCGCGGGTTCCGGCGCGACACGGTCGATGTGCTGCTTACCGTGACCGTGCCGATCTACCAAGCCGGCCAGCCCGATGCGCGGACGCGCGAAGCCAAGCAGGTCGAAGGCCAGCGCCGCACATTGGTCGATGTGTCGACCCGTCAGGTCTCCGACGACGCAACGCGCGCTTGGCAGCAATTCCAGACGGCGGGCGCGCAGATCGTGTCCTTCCGGGAGCAGATCCGGTCGAACGAAATCGCGCTCGAGGGCGTCACGCAGGAAGCGCGCGTCGGTTCGCGCACCGTGCTCGACGTGCTCAATGCCGAACAGGAACTACTCACGAGCCGCGTTAGCCTTGTCCAATCGCAGCGCGACCAGGTCTTGGCGGCGTTCCAGCTGCTGAGTGCCACCGGGCGCCTGTCGGCCAAGGATCTGGCCCTGCCGGTCGAAATCTACGATCCGACGGTCTATACGGAAGCGACGCGGTCGCGGTGGATCGGTACCGACATACCAGGAGAGCCGGCCAAGAAGTAG
- a CDS encoding DUF4089 domain-containing protein: MDKVAVEEYVDRAAALLGLTLDPEYRPGVVANFERTAAIAELVLSFELPDTVEAAPVFRP, translated from the coding sequence TTGGACAAAGTTGCTGTCGAAGAATATGTGGATCGTGCGGCTGCCTTGTTGGGCCTCACATTGGACCCCGAGTATCGGCCCGGCGTGGTCGCCAATTTCGAGCGCACCGCCGCGATTGCAGAATTGGTCCTGTCGTTCGAATTGCCCGATACGGTCGAAGCCGCCCCGGTCTTCCGGCCATGA
- the metG gene encoding methionine--tRNA ligase, with translation MPGILHKQRTLRQENPMRSYYITTPIYYVNDVPHIGHAYTTLACDVLARFMRLDGANVFFLTGTDEHGQKVEKSALAAGMTPQQFTDKVSANFRALGPALDFSNDDFIRTTEPRHVKASQAIWQAMAARKTPLGNNNIYLDAYRGWYAVRDEAYYDEGELTTGPDGKKRAPSGAEVEWVEEPSYFFRLSDWTQWLLDFYRDNPAAVGPQTRLNEVRSFVSQGLHDLSISRTTFGWGIKVPGDDKHVMYVWLDALTNYITAAGYPDIDGEKFKTFWPADLHMVGKDIVRFHTVYWPAFLAAAGLPTPKRVFAHGWWTIEGQKMSKSLGNAVEPLKLVEQYGLDQVRYFLMREVPFGQDGDFSRAAMIRRTNTDLANDLGNLSQRVLSFIAKNAGAAVPTPGDYSDADRSMLAATAGLLDATRNELDQQNFHKALEATFGAIADANRYVDGQAPWSLRKTDPARMATVLYVLVETLRRVGLVLQPFMPGTMAKLLDQLAVPAAARSFAAWEQSLVPGTALPPPSGLFPRYVEEPPAGKA, from the coding sequence GTGCCCGGAATCCTCCATAAACAGCGCACTTTACGACAGGAAAACCCGATGCGTTCCTACTACATCACGACCCCCATCTATTATGTCAACGACGTGCCGCATATCGGGCACGCCTACACGACGCTTGCCTGCGACGTGCTGGCGCGTTTCATGCGTCTGGACGGGGCCAACGTGTTTTTCCTGACCGGCACGGACGAGCACGGGCAAAAGGTCGAAAAGTCGGCATTGGCGGCTGGGATGACGCCGCAGCAATTCACGGACAAGGTCTCGGCGAATTTCCGCGCTCTTGGACCGGCCCTCGATTTTTCGAACGACGATTTCATCCGCACGACCGAGCCCCGCCATGTCAAGGCCAGCCAAGCGATCTGGCAGGCCATGGCCGCACGCAAGACACCGCTCGGGAACAACAACATCTATCTCGACGCCTATCGCGGCTGGTACGCTGTGCGCGACGAAGCCTATTACGACGAAGGCGAACTCACCACTGGGCCCGACGGCAAGAAGCGCGCGCCGTCGGGTGCGGAAGTGGAGTGGGTGGAAGAACCTTCGTATTTCTTCCGCCTGTCCGACTGGACGCAATGGCTGCTCGATTTCTACCGCGACAATCCGGCCGCCGTCGGGCCGCAAACGCGCCTCAACGAAGTGCGCAGCTTCGTGAGCCAAGGGCTGCACGATCTGTCGATTTCGCGCACCACGTTCGGCTGGGGCATCAAGGTGCCGGGCGACGACAAGCACGTAATGTATGTGTGGCTCGACGCACTCACCAACTACATCACGGCCGCAGGCTACCCCGACATCGATGGCGAAAAATTCAAGACCTTCTGGCCTGCCGACCTGCATATGGTCGGCAAGGACATTGTGCGCTTCCACACGGTCTATTGGCCCGCGTTTTTGGCCGCCGCCGGTCTGCCCACACCCAAGCGCGTGTTCGCGCATGGCTGGTGGACGATCGAGGGCCAGAAAATGTCGAAATCGCTCGGCAACGCGGTCGAACCGCTGAAGCTCGTCGAGCAATACGGCCTCGACCAAGTGCGCTATTTCCTGATGCGCGAAGTGCCGTTCGGCCAGGATGGCGACTTCAGCCGGGCGGCGATGATCCGGCGCACCAATACCGACCTTGCCAACGATCTCGGCAATCTGAGCCAGCGCGTACTTTCCTTCATCGCCAAGAATGCCGGTGCAGCCGTGCCCACACCGGGCGACTATTCGGATGCCGACCGCTCGATGCTGGCCGCAACCGCGGGGCTGCTCGACGCGACGCGCAACGAGCTCGATCAGCAAAATTTCCACAAAGCGCTCGAAGCAACTTTCGGCGCGATCGCCGACGCGAACCGCTATGTCGATGGCCAAGCGCCGTGGAGCCTGCGCAAGACCGATCCGGCGCGCATGGCAACCGTACTTTATGTGCTCGTCGAAACGCTGCGGCGCGTGGGCCTCGTGTTGCAGCCTTTCATGCCGGGTACGATGGCAAAGCTGCTCGATCAGCTGGCTGTTCCGGCGGCTGCACGCAGCTTCGCTGCGTGGGAGCAAAGCCTCGTGCCCGGCACGGCGCTGCCGCCGCCGAGCGGCTTGTTCCCGCGTTATGTCGAAGAGCCGCCAGCGGGCAAGGCCTAA
- a CDS encoding valine--tRNA ligase produces the protein MTEQAKPEGAESGLAKTYAPAAIEAKHYAAWEKAGSFACNPASDRTPYTIMMPPPNVTGSLHMGHALTFTLQDALIRFWRMRGRDVLWQPGTDHAGIATQMVVERRLAERGIALDRGGKPEGNKQLIGRAEFLDEAWKWKAESGGTITRQLRRLGASPDWARERFTMDEGLSKAVRKVFVDLHKQGLIYRDKRLVNWDPKLHTAISDLEVEQREIKGHLWHLKYPIAGEEGRFIVVATTRPETMLGDTGIAVHPDDPRFKDLQGKQAVLPLVGRLLPIVADDYSDPEKGTGAVKMTPAHDFNDFDVAKRHGLAFINVLDKDARISGDVPDAYRGLDRYAARKAIVADLEALGLVDKIEPHTHTVPHGDRSGVALEPWLTDQWFCDAATLAKPAIEAVEQGHTSFVPKHWENTYFEWMRNIQPWCVSRQLWWGHRIPAWYAPDGSVFVEADEAAAMAAAHAKFGRDVELKQDNDVLDTWFSSALWPFSTLGWPEQTPELARYYPGDVLVTGFDIIFFWVARMMMMGIHFGNPGKALAERVPFKHVYIHALVRDERGQKMSKSKGNIIDPLDLIDKYGTDALRFTLCALAAQGRDIKLAPARVEGYRNFITKLWNAARYAGMNGVSPDPKFDPASATLTVDRWLLGELAKTAASVTAALEAYRFNEAADALYRFVWGTFCDWYLEFSKPLLQSGSAADQAEVRGTTSFVIGQCLKLLHPLAPYVTEELWETMGYRNAGPQLMVESWPDLPAMPGDAAAQEEMNWVVETISAIRTLRAEMNVPPAARLALHVRDANATAQQRIERHGGLIRTLARIEAIAPETGGPTKGGAPIVVTDATFVLPLAGIVDAAAETKRLEKELARLDGEIAKIDKKFANADFVAKADPEVIAENKERKADAQAAIARLRASLDLIRSI, from the coding sequence ATGACCGAACAAGCAAAGCCCGAGGGCGCCGAGAGCGGCCTCGCAAAAACCTATGCGCCCGCCGCGATCGAAGCCAAGCACTACGCTGCTTGGGAGAAAGCGGGCAGCTTCGCCTGCAACCCAGCCTCGGATCGCACGCCCTACACAATCATGATGCCGCCGCCCAACGTGACGGGCTCGCTGCATATGGGCCATGCGCTGACCTTCACCTTGCAGGATGCGCTGATCCGTTTCTGGCGCATGCGCGGACGCGACGTGCTGTGGCAGCCAGGCACGGACCATGCCGGCATTGCGACCCAAATGGTGGTCGAACGTCGTTTAGCCGAGCGCGGCATTGCGCTCGACCGCGGCGGAAAGCCCGAAGGAAACAAGCAACTGATCGGGCGCGCCGAGTTCCTCGACGAAGCCTGGAAATGGAAGGCAGAGTCGGGTGGCACCATCACGCGCCAGCTGCGCCGTTTGGGTGCGTCGCCCGACTGGGCGCGCGAGCGCTTTACGATGGACGAGGGTCTGTCGAAGGCCGTGCGCAAGGTCTTCGTCGATCTGCACAAGCAGGGCCTTATCTATCGCGACAAGCGGCTCGTGAATTGGGACCCGAAGCTGCACACGGCGATTTCCGATCTCGAAGTCGAGCAGCGCGAGATCAAGGGCCATCTCTGGCATCTCAAATATCCGATCGCGGGCGAAGAGGGGCGCTTCATCGTTGTCGCGACCACGCGCCCCGAAACGATGCTGGGCGACACAGGGATAGCCGTGCATCCCGACGATCCGCGCTTCAAGGATCTGCAGGGCAAACAGGCCGTTCTACCGCTCGTCGGCCGCCTGCTGCCGATCGTGGCCGACGACTATTCGGATCCCGAAAAAGGGACGGGTGCAGTCAAGATGACGCCCGCGCACGACTTCAACGATTTCGACGTCGCCAAACGCCACGGGCTTGCGTTCATCAACGTGCTCGATAAGGACGCGCGCATCTCGGGCGACGTGCCCGACGCCTATCGCGGGCTCGACCGCTATGCCGCGCGCAAAGCGATCGTGGCCGATCTCGAGGCTTTGGGCCTCGTCGACAAGATCGAGCCGCACACGCACACGGTGCCGCACGGCGACCGCTCGGGCGTGGCGCTCGAGCCGTGGCTCACCGACCAATGGTTCTGCGATGCGGCGACACTCGCCAAACCCGCGATCGAAGCGGTCGAGCAGGGGCACACGAGCTTCGTGCCCAAGCATTGGGAGAACACCTATTTCGAGTGGATGCGCAACATCCAGCCCTGGTGCGTGAGCCGCCAGCTCTGGTGGGGCCATCGCATTCCGGCGTGGTACGCGCCCGACGGCAGCGTGTTCGTCGAGGCCGACGAAGCGGCCGCAATGGCCGCCGCGCACGCGAAGTTCGGGCGCGACGTCGAACTTAAGCAGGACAACGACGTGCTCGACACGTGGTTCTCGTCCGCCCTGTGGCCGTTCTCGACGCTCGGCTGGCCCGAGCAGACACCGGAGCTTGCGCGCTACTATCCGGGCGACGTGCTCGTCACGGGCTTCGACATCATCTTTTTCTGGGTCGCCCGCATGATGATGATGGGCATCCATTTCGGCAATCCGGGCAAAGCGCTTGCCGAGCGCGTGCCGTTCAAACACGTCTATATCCACGCGCTGGTGCGCGACGAACGCGGCCAGAAAATGTCGAAATCGAAGGGCAACATCATCGATCCGCTCGATCTCATCGACAAATACGGCACCGACGCTTTGCGCTTCACCTTGTGTGCGCTCGCAGCCCAAGGGCGCGACATCAAGCTCGCCCCGGCGCGCGTCGAAGGCTACCGCAACTTCATCACCAAACTCTGGAACGCCGCGCGCTATGCCGGCATGAACGGCGTTTCGCCCGATCCCAAATTCGATCCGGCGTCGGCAACGCTCACGGTCGACCGTTGGCTGCTGGGCGAGCTCGCCAAGACGGCGGCTTCCGTGACGGCAGCGCTCGAAGCCTATCGCTTCAACGAAGCGGCCGATGCGCTCTATCGCTTCGTGTGGGGCACGTTCTGCGACTGGTATCTCGAATTCAGCAAGCCTTTGCTGCAAAGCGGCTCTGCGGCCGACCAAGCCGAAGTGCGCGGCACCACGAGCTTTGTGATCGGCCAATGCCTGAAGCTCCTTCATCCGCTCGCCCCGTACGTGACGGAAGAACTTTGGGAGACGATGGGCTATCGCAATGCAGGCCCGCAATTGATGGTCGAGAGCTGGCCCGATCTTCCGGCCATGCCGGGCGATGCGGCCGCCCAAGAAGAAATGAACTGGGTCGTCGAGACGATCTCGGCGATCCGCACGCTGCGCGCCGAGATGAACGTCCCGCCGGCTGCACGCTTGGCCTTGCATGTGCGCGACGCGAACGCGACGGCCCAGCAGCGCATCGAGCGCCATGGGGGGCTCATCCGTACGCTGGCGCGCATCGAGGCGATCGCGCCCGAAACCGGCGGGCCGACCAAGGGCGGAGCACCCATCGTGGTGACGGACGCGACGTTCGTATTGCCGCTTGCCGGCATTGTCGATGCGGCCGCCGAGACCAAGCGGCTCGAAAAAGAGCTGGCGCGCCTCGACGGCGAGATCGCCAAGATCGACAAGAAATTCGCGAATGCGGATTTCGTCGCCAAAGCCGATCCGGAAGTCATCGCCGAAAACAAAGAGCGCAAGGCCGATGCGCAAGCGGCAATCGCACGGCTGCGCGCGTCACTGGATCTAATCCGCTCGATCTGA
- a CDS encoding TatD family hydrolase produces the protein MLVDSHCHLDYPDLQKDFSGVMARAKSAGVETMLAIGTKLRDFDAVRAIAEANDNVFCTVGIHPHEAANEQTAADALVALADHPKIVGIGETGLDYFYEKSPREAQAENFRAHMRAARASGLPLVVHTRDADADTADLLDWAHRELPGTIGVLHCFTSSLALAQKAIGLGYYISISGIVTFKNAEDLRATVRALPLERLLVETDSPYLAPVPKRGKPCEPSYVLHTATFVAELKGVGLPELAKTTSDNFYRLFSRAKRPAA, from the coding sequence ATGCTCGTCGACAGCCATTGCCATCTCGACTATCCCGACCTTCAGAAGGATTTTTCGGGCGTGATGGCGCGCGCCAAATCGGCGGGCGTTGAAACGATGCTGGCCATCGGCACGAAGCTGCGCGACTTCGACGCCGTGCGCGCGATCGCCGAAGCCAACGACAATGTTTTCTGCACGGTCGGCATCCATCCGCACGAGGCCGCCAACGAGCAGACGGCCGCCGACGCTTTGGTCGCACTCGCCGACCATCCCAAGATCGTCGGGATCGGCGAAACCGGGCTCGATTATTTCTATGAAAAAAGCCCGCGCGAAGCACAAGCCGAGAATTTCCGCGCCCATATGCGTGCGGCCCGCGCGAGCGGCCTGCCGCTTGTGGTGCATACGCGCGATGCGGACGCCGACACGGCCGATTTGCTCGATTGGGCGCACCGCGAATTGCCGGGGACGATCGGCGTGCTGCATTGCTTCACCTCGTCGCTTGCGCTTGCGCAAAAGGCGATCGGGCTCGGCTACTACATCTCGATCTCCGGAATCGTGACCTTCAAGAACGCCGAGGATCTGCGCGCGACGGTGCGCGCGTTGCCGCTTGAGCGGCTGCTGGTGGAAACGGACTCGCCGTATCTGGCCCCCGTACCCAAACGCGGCAAACCGTGCGAGCCGAGCTACGTGCTGCACACGGCCACGTTCGTGGCCGAGCTCAAGGGCGTGGGCCTGCCGGAACTCGCCAAGACGACCAGCGACAATTTCTACCGGCTGTTTTCGCGCGCCAAGCGCCCGGCGGCATGA
- the hpxZ gene encoding oxalurate catabolism protein HpxZ, with translation MPEIDLPDVLAEVKAAFERYEVALTTNDVETLDELFSQKPTTVRLGIAENLFGYEAIKAFRAARSPQGLQRTLENTVITSYGRDFAVASTLFRRAGGNKLGRQQQSWVRFPEGWRVVAAHVSLIDPPAA, from the coding sequence ATGCCCGAGATCGATTTGCCCGACGTGCTCGCCGAAGTGAAAGCGGCGTTCGAACGCTACGAAGTCGCACTCACAACCAACGACGTCGAAACGCTCGACGAGTTGTTTTCGCAAAAGCCGACGACGGTACGACTCGGCATTGCCGAAAATCTGTTCGGCTACGAAGCGATCAAGGCGTTCCGCGCCGCACGTTCGCCGCAAGGGCTGCAGCGCACGCTCGAGAACACGGTCATCACGAGCTATGGGCGCGACTTTGCGGTCGCTTCGACGCTGTTCCGCCGCGCCGGCGGCAACAAGCTCGGCCGCCAGCAGCAGAGCTGGGTGCGTTTCCCCGAAGGCTGGCGCGTGGTTGCCGCCCACGTGTCGCTGATCGACCCGCCGGCGGCGTAA
- a CDS encoding protein-L-isoaspartate O-methyltransferase, with the protein MDFAAARLNMVESQLRTNRVIDTRLVEAMAAVPREAFLPSHLRAIAYVDEDIALGGGRYLMEPMVFARLVQSAQLAQGARVLLVGCGCGYGAAVLAHMGLNVTALECDANLAAAARTACAVNGAGAVATVQGPLESGWPAAAPYDVVLFEGGIGDLPPAFAAQVGEGGRLLAVLAPPEHQGKATLWQKFAGSLTARSLFDAATPLLPGMAREPGFVF; encoded by the coding sequence ATGGATTTCGCTGCCGCCCGCCTGAACATGGTCGAAAGCCAGCTGCGCACCAACCGCGTGATCGATACGCGGCTGGTTGAAGCGATGGCCGCTGTGCCGCGCGAGGCGTTCCTGCCGTCGCATTTGCGCGCGATCGCCTATGTCGATGAAGATATTGCGCTCGGCGGCGGTCGTTATCTGATGGAACCGATGGTTTTCGCGCGGCTCGTGCAGAGCGCCCAACTGGCGCAAGGTGCACGCGTTCTACTCGTTGGCTGCGGCTGCGGCTACGGCGCGGCTGTTTTGGCGCATATGGGCTTGAACGTGACGGCGCTCGAGTGCGATGCAAATCTCGCCGCCGCAGCTCGTACAGCCTGTGCCGTCAACGGAGCGGGTGCCGTTGCAACGGTCCAAGGACCGTTGGAATCCGGATGGCCTGCGGCTGCACCTTACGATGTGGTTCTGTTCGAAGGCGGGATCGGCGATTTGCCGCCGGCATTCGCGGCCCAAGTTGGGGAGGGCGGGCGCCTGCTCGCCGTGCTTGCTCCGCCCGAGCACCAAGGCAAGGCCACGCTGTGGCAGAAATTCGCGGGCAGCTTGACGGCACGAAGCTTGTTCGATGCTGCAACGCCGCTGTTGCCGGGCATGGCCCGCGAACCGGGGTTTGTGTTTTGA